The following nucleotide sequence is from Campylobacter concisus.
AACAAGATAGAAGTGAGATAGGCATACCAAAGGCTTATTATGATGAGATACTATCTGGCAAGAAAGATCTAAAAGATATACTAGCCAGGATTTTAAAGCTTAGAAATTTAGAGCTTAAAAAAGATCAAACGCTTGAGGGACTAGCAAGCAAGATAATGGACGTTTTAAAAGAATTTGATGAGAGGACGAAGACAAGAGAGCTTTAAAAAATATAACATAGTAGGCATTCGCTCTAAGCCCTTTTAGACTATAAACTACTAAACATTTTTTATATTTGCCGATATAAGATATATATTTTAAAAGGATTTAGAATGAATATATCACCAAATTTAGAGCCCATAAATATAAATTTACCCAAAGATATGATCTATTCAAGGGTCCTTCTTGGCGTAGATAGAGTGCAAACTTTAGACAATACAAATTTAAAGTCTGAGCTTAAAGACATCGCTACTAAGCTTATCTCAAATAGCACTTACTCTATCATCCAAAGCGCCAGCACCAGTGGCGTGAAGTCAGAGTATGCTAAAGCAGATAGTGGGACAAACGATGCTTTTTCTTATGTGGATATACAAAGAAGAAACTGGGACAAAAAAGACTTTGAGAACAAATATCTCTTTGGCGAAGATGCCTCAGCGCTAAGGAAAGTGGATCAAACTAGCACCTATTTCTCATCTATAAATTCAAAAACTCCCATTAAGCCCATTGCGGCAGCAGATACTAAATTTACAAATTTAAATGACTACGCCTATGAAAAAACGATAAAAACCTCACTGGGTGACGTGGAGGTCTTTTTGGATCTTTATGACGATAATGACAAACTAGGTATAGGCAAGCTAGATGCAAATGGATTTTTATTTAACTTTGATAGCAACAAGGACGGAGTGATAAATTCTGGTGATAAATACTTTGATAAGCTAAAGGTTAGAGGCTACGACAAAGATGGAAATGAGAAAATTTTCAAACTAAGCGAAGTTGTAAGCGAGATAAACCTTAACGACTTTATCAAAAAAGATATTAGAAATTTAAGCCATGAGGCTATGGACTTTGCTAGCAAGAACACAGTTGATTACAGAGTTAGTTTAAATAACTCAAACCCTTATACTCTATTTTCAGCCGAGTATCGCTACCAAAAGATAGACAAAGAAGAGACTAATAAATTTTTCAAAGACCATGCAGACAAAGACGGCTGGGTAGATCTTAGGGATAATAAGATATTTAACGAAGAGAGCGGCTTAAACAACTTTGCCTATGAGAAAGTTGGCTTTGACGGCAAGAAAAAGCTTAGTGAGTTTAACCCTATCATAAAGCCTTCTGGATCTAAACAAGATGAGAGCTTTTCATACGCAGGCTATCAAAAAGATAGCTTTATGAAATTTTATAACGACTACCAAAAAGAGTCTAGCGCTCATAGCAAAGATGTAGAGTGGATAAGCAAAAATTTAAAAGAAAATGATGTAGAGGATGCAGATGATCTCATCTCAAAGCTAAAAGCCACAAAGTCATCTTATATGATCGCTATGGAGAGTGAGTTTGAAAAAGCAACTGGGCTTGAGTTTAGCCTAGAAAATTTAGAAAGAGTAAAGCATGCTTTTGAGAGTGATACGAGCAAGGCAGCAGCTACACTAAAAGACACAGACAGCGTAATAGCTATGAAGCTAAATAAAAATGGCACGATCACACTTAAATTTGACAGCGGAAGAGAGCTAGAGGTAAAAGAAATTTATAACGACACTGGCAAGCTAATCAGCAAAGATGACAAGGATAGCAAAAGAGCAAGTATAAATTTAGACGCTAAAGCTATGAATGATGTAGAGCTAAATAGACTTGACTTTAAAGATATAGGTATAAAGCAAGATGAGAAGATATCTAGCCTAAAAGAGCTTGGAGCAAAGCTCGTTAAAAACCTCACTGATAAATTTACAAGTAAATTCCTAATCGGACTTGAAAATGGCAAAAGCATCACCACTAAAGAAATTTACAACATCACCTACCTTGAAAACGACCTAAAATTTAAAGAACCATCTAGCAAAGATAGGCTTTATAAAAAGGTAGATACAAGAGTTTAGGAGTAAATTTATGCAGACTAGAAATCCCTGGTGAAATAAATCTTTTCATAAAAAAGACGATATCTTTGGTATGAGTTTGAGCTAAAAGGATCTAAGATGATAAACGCACTTGGTAGCTACCCCTTAAATTTAGAGCAGAACATAAAGGTATCAACCAAAGTTGCCACCAAACAAACCAGCTCAGAGGTTTTAGGCTACAAGGTAGATAAGGATGGCTACTTTACAGATGAGTTTAATAAACAAGCTGGCATCCCAAGTGAATATAAAATTCACTCAAGCACGCTGGAGTCTTTAGTCAATGTTGCAGAGGGGACATCATTTTTTAGTCGCACCTTTAAAAGCATAGATATAGCAAAGACTGCTGGCAATGCCTACAAAATTCTCTGCCAAGTCGTTGGCGAAGACACGCTAAATTCAAAAGATAGCTTTAGCATTGACGAGATAAGAAATTTCCCACAAGGCTTTTCTTATAACCGCCAAAGTATGCAAGTAACTAAGATCCATAACTCCATTTATGACTTTGATGCAGCTGCTTCTAGCTTTAACTACAAAGAGTCAAACAAGCAGATGATAAGCACGCTCTTTTTCAACCCAAGCTTTGATGGCGGAGATGGCATGCAGCCACTAAAGCCAACAACAGATATCTTTAACAACAATAATGGTGGCAAAGAGAGTGTGGGAAGTGGTGTTTTTATCGATCCACACGGCGAAAGATACACAAACAAAGATGGCTCTATAACTAGAGGCGGACTTATAGCAGCCGTTATAAACAACAACCTTGATGTAAGAGAGGGCGAGACAACAGCACAAGGCAAAAGAGAAGGCTATGATAAGAGCATAGATAGTAAAGAATTTAGTAGGGCATTTGAGCTATTTGAGCTTATGGGTGAGATGAAATTTGGACCTGGCTTTATAAATGCTACCGATAACGATATAGCAGGTATGCCTAAATATATGCAAGATCACATTAGATCTAAAAGAGACTTTATCTATATCGACTTACAAAGTGGCTTTGTCAGCACTCCTGAAGATAGACGTAGGGGATATGAAGAAGACGAACTCTCATTTAAAAAGATGATGGAGCGCAATCTAAAAATGTTAAAGCTACTCTTTGGTGAGATAGACAAAGACGGCAAAAAGAGCAAAGACTTT
It contains:
- a CDS encoding Cj0814 family flagellar-dependent secreted protein, whose protein sequence is MINALGSYPLNLEQNIKVSTKVATKQTSSEVLGYKVDKDGYFTDEFNKQAGIPSEYKIHSSTLESLVNVAEGTSFFSRTFKSIDIAKTAGNAYKILCQVVGEDTLNSKDSFSIDEIRNFPQGFSYNRQSMQVTKIHNSIYDFDAAASSFNYKESNKQMISTLFFNPSFDGGDGMQPLKPTTDIFNNNNGGKESVGSGVFIDPHGERYTNKDGSITRGGLIAAVINNNLDVREGETTAQGKREGYDKSIDSKEFSRAFELFELMGEMKFGPGFINATDNDIAGMPKYMQDHIRSKRDFIYIDLQSGFVSTPEDRRRGYEEDELSFKKMMERNLKMLKLLFGEIDKDGKKSKDFMDSFLKFSMPPLNLVKELNENPAGKYLVDMLGIKRDVDIKA
- a CDS encoding response regulator, whose translation is MNISPNLEPININLPKDMIYSRVLLGVDRVQTLDNTNLKSELKDIATKLISNSTYSIIQSASTSGVKSEYAKADSGTNDAFSYVDIQRRNWDKKDFENKYLFGEDASALRKVDQTSTYFSSINSKTPIKPIAAADTKFTNLNDYAYEKTIKTSLGDVEVFLDLYDDNDKLGIGKLDANGFLFNFDSNKDGVINSGDKYFDKLKVRGYDKDGNEKIFKLSEVVSEINLNDFIKKDIRNLSHEAMDFASKNTVDYRVSLNNSNPYTLFSAEYRYQKIDKEETNKFFKDHADKDGWVDLRDNKIFNEESGLNNFAYEKVGFDGKKKLSEFNPIIKPSGSKQDESFSYAGYQKDSFMKFYNDYQKESSAHSKDVEWISKNLKENDVEDADDLISKLKATKSSYMIAMESEFEKATGLEFSLENLERVKHAFESDTSKAAATLKDTDSVIAMKLNKNGTITLKFDSGRELEVKEIYNDTGKLISKDDKDSKRASINLDAKAMNDVELNRLDFKDIGIKQDEKISSLKELGAKLVKNLTDKFTSKFLIGLENGKSITTKEIYNITYLENDLKFKEPSSKDRLYKKVDTRV